The proteins below come from a single Panicum hallii strain FIL2 chromosome 7, PHallii_v3.1, whole genome shotgun sequence genomic window:
- the LOC112900448 gene encoding agmatine coumaroyltransferase-2-like has product MMRITVQSSKAVRPAAGGRAAAAPEVVPLSVFDKANFDTYVSVIYVFRPPTPPNAALEAGLARALAEYREWAGRLGVDPRTGGRAILLSDEGARLVEAAADVLLDAVLPLSPAPEVTRLHPSEDGAEELMLVQLTRFACGGLAVGFTAHHLVSDGRATSNFFVAWSQATRGAALDPAPVHDRAAFFRPRDPPRVEFEHRGVEFKKPAAHQHAKAALGISNGDGHDDEVVVHKAHFSREFISRLKSQASPPGAGRPCSTLRCVVAHLWRCITAARGLDGSVATSVCIAVDGRARMSPPVPDGYTGNVVLWARPTAAARDLVARPLRHAVELINRELARVDGAYFGSFVDFAASGAVEEEGLVPAADAAEMVLSPSIEVDSWLRIPFYDLDFGGGRPCFFMPSYLPVEGLLILLPSCHGDGSVDAYVPLFSRNMDAFKSCCYSVDLVDD; this is encoded by the coding sequence ATGATGAGGATCACCGTGCAGTCGTCCAAGGCCGTCAGGCCCGCCGCCGGGGGCCGTGCAGCCGCCGCCCCTGAGGTCGTGCCGCTCTCGGTGTTCGACAAGGCCAACTTCGACACGTACGTCTCCGTCATCTACGTCTTCCGGCCGCCGACACCTCCCAACGCCGCGCTCGAGGCGGGGCTGGCCCGGGCGCTGGCGGAGTACCGGGAGTGGGcggggcggctcggcgtggACCCCCGCACCGGCGGCCGCGCGATCCTCCTCAGCGACGAGGGCGCGCGGCTCGTCGAGGCCGCGGCCGACGTCCTGCTCGACGCCGTCCTGCCGCTGAGCCCGGCCCCCGAGGTGACGCGGCTGCACCCGAGCGAGGACGGCGCGGAGGAGCTCATGCTCGTCCAGCTCACGCGGTTCGCGTGCGGGGGGCTCGCCGTCGGGTTCACCGCGCACCACCTCGTGTCCGACGGCCGCGCCACCAGCAACTTCTTCGTCGCGTGGAGCCAGGCCAcccgcggcgccgccctcgACCCCGCCCCGGTCCACGACCGCGCGGCCTTCTTCAGGCCCCGCGACCCGCCAAGGGTCGAGTTCGAGCACCGCGGCGTCGAGTTCAAGAAGCCGGCCGCCCATCAGCACGCGAAGGCCGCCCTGGGAATAAGCAACGGCGACGGCCACGACGACGAGGTGGTGGTCCACAAGGCCCACTTCAGCCGGGAGTTCATCTCCAGGCTCAAGTCGCAGGCGTCCCCGCCGGGCGCGGGGCGGCCCTGCAGCACGCTACGGTGCGTGGTGGCGCACCTGTGGCGGTGCATCACGGCGGCGCGGGGCCTCGACGGGTCCGTCGCCACCAGCGTCTGCATCGCCGTGGACGGGCGCGCGCGGATGAGCCCGCCGGTGCCGGACGGGTACACGGGCAACGTGGTGCTGTGGGCGCGGCCcacagcggcggcgcgggaccTGGTCGCGCGGCCGCTGCGGCACGCGGTGGAGCTCATCAACCGGGAGCTGGCCCGGGTCGACGGCGCCTACTTCGGGTCCTTCGTCGACTTCGCGGCGTCGGGGGCCGTCGAGGAGGAAGGGCTGGTGCCGGCGGCCGACGCGGCGGAGATGGTGCTGAGCCCGAGCATCGAGGTCGACAGCTGGCTGCGGATCCCGTTCTACGACCTCGActtcggcggcggccggccgtgcTTCTTCATGCCGAGCTACCTGCCGGTGGAGggcctcctcatcctcctgccGTCCTGCCACGGGGACGGGAGCGTCGACGCCTACGTCCCGCTCTTCAGCCGCAACATGGACGCCTTCAAGAGCTGCTGCTACTCCGTCGACCTCGTCGACGACTAG
- the LOC112900654 gene encoding premnaspirodiene oxygenase-like: MADLARRHGAPPLMYLRLGKVGLAVASSPAAAREVMRAHDAAFASRPWIPSMRPAMERGAVGLVFAPHGALWRQLRRDSVLELLSARRVRSSPPGRAVNVGVRLAALTADVTMRAVVDDRFDRREEFLRAIEEGSRLVTGFSLGDLFPSSRLVRFFSGTAGRVMDLHRKMFQLMDCAIRQHEERRAAMASTPDGAVKEEDEDILGLLLRIHREGGLEVPLTMDIVKSLILDLFSGGSDTSASTLEWAMSELMRNPGAMEKAQAEVRSKLQGKPSVTEDDLHHLKYLKLVIKETLRLHPVLPLLLPRECTEDRKVMGYDVPQGTVVLVNAWAISRDSGYWDDADAFKPERFEDGKIDFKSTDFEFIPFGAGRINGDYYYKRRL, encoded by the exons ATGGCCGACCTCgcgcggcggcacggcgcgccGCCGCTCATGTACCTCAGGCTGGGCAAGGTCGGGCTCGCCGTGGCCTCGTCCCCGGCCGCGGCCCGGGAGGTCATGCGGGCGCACGACGCCGCCTTCGCGTCGCGGCCCTGGATCCCCAGCATGCGGCCGGCCATGGAGCGGGGCGCCGTGGGCCTGGTGTTTGCGCCCCACGGCGCGCTGTGGCGGCAGCTCCGCAGAGACAGCGTCCTCGAGCTGCTCAGCGCCAGGCGCGTGCGCTCGTCGCCGCCGGGCAGGGCCGTCAACGTCGGCGTGCGGCTCGCCGCGCTCACCGCCGACGTCACGATGCGCGCCGTGGTCGACGACCGGTTCGACCGGCGGGAGGAGTTCCTGCGGGCGATCGAGGAGGGAAGCAGGCTCGTCACCGGGTTCAGCCTCGGCGACCTGTTCCCGTCGTCGAGGCTCGTGAGATTCTTCAGCGGGACGGCAGGTCGGGTGATGGATCTCCACCGGAAGATGTTCCAGCTCATGGACTGCGCCATCAGGcagcacgaggagcgccgggcAGCCATGGCCTCGACGCCGGATGGCGCCGtgaaggaggaggacgaggacatCCTTGGCCTGCTCCTGAGGATACACAGGGAAGGTGGCCTCGAGGTGCCCCTCACCATGGACATCGTCAAATCTCTTATTCTT GACCTCTTCAGCGGAGGGAGCGACACGTCAGCGAGCACGCTCGAATGGGCCATGTCGGAGCTCATGAGGAACCCAGGAGCAATGGAGAAGGCGCAAGCCGAGGTGCGGAGCAAGCTCCAAGGGAAGCCATCGGTGACCGAGGACGACCTGCACCACCTCAAGTACCTGAAACTCGTCATCAAGGAGACTCTAAGGCTGCACCCGGTGTTGCCATTGCTACTGCCAAGAGAGTGCACGGAGGACCGCAAGGTCATGGGGTACGATGTGCCACAGGGCACCGTGGTGCTAGTGAACGCGTGGGCGATCAGCAGGGACTCTGGGTACTGGGACGACGCGGATGCGTTCAAGCCAGAGAGGTTTGAGGATGGCAAGATCGACTTTAAGAGCACGGATTTTGAGTTCATACCATTTGGGGCTGGACGGATAAACGGTGACTATTACTATAAAAGAAGATTGTAG
- the LOC112900655 gene encoding B3 domain-containing protein Os04g0386900-like has protein sequence MCPLHCDLATRLALWVCDDQEAWVSSFLLPPVLPSRSPAEAEEMASDAALKGKSAASSSAEQSGEAAAAAADGPDDHQLQPGILPLLGKPYFACIMCKSHVHPPFQVVVPRSLAPFLPAATAPATLSWRGRSWGMRFTGGRQIQRLEAGWRGFALDAGLRLGDACVLELVDGGPERVVFRAQVLRADIPAAIRGRAGGDTSASPILID, from the exons ATGTGTCCTCTCCACTGTGATCTCGCGACCCGCTTGGCACTGTGGGTCTGTGACGACCAGGAGGCCTGGGtttcctccttcctcctccctcccgtCCTCCCGTCCAGGAGTCCAGCAGAG GCAGAGGAAATGGCATCGGATGCAGCTCTCAAGGGTAAATCGGCGGCGAGCTCCTCCGCGGAACAGAGCGGCGAggcggctgccgccgccgcggacgGACCTGATGATCATCAGCTCCAGCCCGGGATCCTCCCTCTCCTGGGGAAGCCGTACTTCGCGTGCATCATGTGCAAGTCCCACGTCCACCCGCCGTTCCAAGTG GTGGTCCCCAGGTCGCTGGCGCCGTTCCTCCCGGCGGCCACGGCGCCGGCGACGCTGTCGTGGCGCGGCCGGTCCTGGGGGATGCGCTTCACGGGTGGCCGCCAGATCCAGCGCCTCGAGGCCGGGTGGCGGGGCTTCGCGCTCGACGCCGGACTCCGCCTCGGCGACGCCTGCGTCCTAGAGCTGGTGGACGGCGGCCCGGAGCGCGTCGTGTTCAGGGCGCAGGTCCTCCGCGCCGACATCCCCGCCGCGATCCGGGGGCGCGCCGGCGGGGACACCTCGGCCAGCCCCATCCTCATCGACTAG
- the LOC112900329 gene encoding probable DNA primase large subunit encodes MEIVRSHRQLAAAAAAGGGGAGALPTYRAAPQLEVRLEAFELFAIDRLRVLKGISDGLSRGKRPEEMEKLVSELWKTHMRHQDPAETLNKDIISHFVLRLVYCRTEELRKWFLSMETTLFRYRFRLESPESQRMLMTEFQLPYKALPHSEFEVVKDKLSQVARSIGQSANVESVFFKVPFEEVPDLVASRRVFISKGYAYVAMSQVVSLVVTQFRCNISKALVLTNRKWMATIKEQEKDRLTPIVEALSNAYFGPDYSQPKDAVEISLKDIDQLAKSSFPLCMRHMLDKLRENHHLKHGARMQFGLFLKGAGLKLEDALAFWRAEFSQKVGSERFDKEYAYSIRHNYGKEGKRTDYTPYSCQKIISATPGVGDHHGCPYRHFGDENLRAALNKMGVSGHALEGIMDKVKNRHYQLACTLTFEATHGVSCDSGINHPNQYFSESQKVLRAKNQTVEGQSAT; translated from the exons ATGGAGATCGTGCGGTCCCACCGGCAGCTCGCTGCTGCAGccgcagccggcggcggcggtgcgggggcCCTGCCGACCTACCGGGCGGCGCCGCAGCTGGAGGTGCGGCTGGAGGCCTTCGAGCTCTTTGCCATCGACCGTCTCCGTG TTCTCAAGGGGATCTCGGATGGGCTCTCGCGGGGGAAGAGGCCGGAGGAGATGGAGAAGCTG GTCAGTGAGTTGTGGAAGACACACATGAGGCATCAGGATCCAGCAGAGACTTTGAACAAGGATATAATATCGCACTTTGTACTCCGTCTTGTCTATTGCAGAAC GGAAGAATTACGAAAGTGGTTTCTCTCCATGGAGACTACACTTTTTCGTTATCGCTTTCGGCTTGAGAGTCCTGAATCACAG AGGATGCTTATGACTGAGTTTCAACTGCCTTACAAAGCATTGCCACACTCAGAATTTGAG GTTGTGAAAGACAAGTTGAGCCAAGTTGCACGTTCCATTGGTCAATCTGCAAATG TTGAGTCCGTGTTCTTCAAG GTACCTTTTGAAGAAGTTCCTGATCTTGTTGCCAGCCGCCGGGTATTTATTTCAAAAGGCTATGCTTATGTGGCGATGAGCCAG GTGGTTTCATTAGTGGTTACTCAATTCCGGTGCAATATCTCAAAGGCACTTGTTTTAACAAACAG AAAATGGATGGCAACTATAAAGGAACAAGAAAAGGACAGGTTGACTCCT ATTGTCGAAGCATTAAGCAATGCGTATTTTGGACCTGATTACTCTCAG CCAAAGGATGCTGTTGAAATATCTCTAAAGGATATTGACCAACTGGCTAAAAGTTCTTTCCCTCTTTGTATGCGGCATATGCTAGATAAG TTGAGAGAAAACCATCATCTGAAGCATGGGGCTAGAATGCAGTTTGGACTTTTCCTTAAG GGTGCTGGACTAAAGTTGGAGGATGCCCTGGCGTTTTGGAGAGCGGAATTTTCTCAGAAG GTTGGCTCCGAGCGGTTTGACAAGGAATATGCCTATAGCATCAGACATAATTACGGAAAAGAAGGAAAACGGACA GATTACACTCCATATTCATGTCAAAAGATCATTTCTGCAACACCTGGTGTTGGAGATCATCATGGATGCCCTTATCGACATTTTGG TGATGAAAATTTGCGGGCAGCACTCAACAAAATGGGCGTCAGTGGGCATGCATTGGAAGGGATAATGGATAAAGTGAAGAACAGGCATTACCAG CTAGCTTGCACATTGACCTTTGAGGCAACACATGGTGTCTCCTGTGATTCTGGAATCAACCATCCAAATCAGTATTTCAGCGAAAGTCAGAAAGTATTGCGTGCCAAG AACCAAACAGTGGAGGGCCAATCAGCAACCTAA
- the LOC112900304 gene encoding 5-pentadecatrienyl resorcinol O-methyltransferase-like: MTIAEENKELLQAQLELWHHAFGYVKSMALAVALDLGIADAIHRRGGAATLSQILAEAALSPCKLHGLRRLMRALTVAGTFTVATSSEDSGGEAVYELTPASRLLVSDDVDGGDGEGSAMSLSPVLSLVLNPFRVSPLGMGIGAWFRQEGQPGVAPFAVAHGRNMWETAARKPTFNALVNDAMAADSRFLMRIVLRECAEVFHGISSLVDVAGGLGGAATSIAKAFPELRCTVLDLPHVVANAPSGGNVQFVEGDMFQSIPPADAVFLKWILHDWGDDQCVKILKNCKQAIPSRDKGGKVIIIDMVVGSGSSDAKQLETQVLYDLLIMGINGVERDEQEWKKIFLEAGFKDYKIMPILGVRSIIELYP, translated from the exons ATGACCATCGCCGAGGAGAACAAGGAGTTGCTCCAGGCGCAGCTCGAGCTCTGGCACCACGCCTTCGGCTACGTCAAGTCCatggcgctcgccgtcgccctGGACCTCGGCATCGCCGACGCCATCCACCGCCGCGGTGGCGCCGCCACCCTCTCCCAGATACTCGCCGAGGCCGCGCTCAGCCCGTGCAAGCTTCacggcctccgccgcctcatGCGCGCGCTCACCGTCGCGGGCACGTTTACCGTTGCCACCTCGTCTGAAGACTCCGGTGGCGAAGCCGTCTACGAGCTGACGCCGGCCTCACGCCTCCTCGTGAGCGACGACGTcgacggcggcgatggcgagggcTCGGCGATGAGCCTTTCGCCTGTCCTGAGCCTGGTGCTCAACCCCTTCCGCGTCTCGCCGCTCGGCATGGGCATCGGCGCGTGGTTCCGGCAGGAGGGCCAGCCGGGCGTGGCCCCGTTCGCGGTGGCGCACGGCAGGAACATGTGGGAGACGGCAGCGCGCAAGCCCACCTTCAACGCGCTGGTCAACGACGCCATGGCCGCGGACAGCCGCTTCCTGATGCGGATCGTCCTCAGGGAGTGCGCCGAGGTGTTCCACGGGATAAGCTCGCTGGTCGACGTCGCCGGCGGGCTCGGCGGCGCCGCCACCTCCATCGCCAAGGCGTTCCCGGAGCTGAGGTGCACCGTGCTGGATCTTCCTCACGTGGTTGCCAATGCTCCCTCTGGCGGCAACGTGCAGTTTGTCGAGGGCGACATGTTTCAGAGCATCCCGCCGGCAGATGCTGTCTTTCTCAAG TGGATTTTGCACGATTGGGGCGATGATCAGTGTGTCAAGATTTTGAAGAACTGCAAGCAAGCAATACCTTCAAGAGATAAAGGAGGAAAGGTGATAATCATAGATATGGTAGTTGGATCTGGATCATCAGACGCTAAGCAACTAGAGACACAAGTTTTGTATGATCTCCTTATTATGGGTATCAATGGTGTCGAGCGAGATGAGCAAGAGTGGAAGAAGATTTTCTTGGAAGCAGGGTTTAAGGACTACAAAATTATGCCGATTCTTGGTGTCCGGTCGATCATCGAGCTCTATCCATGA